One window of Populus nigra chromosome 5, ddPopNigr1.1, whole genome shotgun sequence genomic DNA carries:
- the LOC133694890 gene encoding kinesin-like protein KIN-14S — MLADGLDLRKWVGATAPHHILDVVDMSLKQEAHSSGAIENLKQCCVHLVDAGMMCTEENPESCYFDFNEFSGETINSEEESVCNRNQQVSPSQGPTLPILQKIINLSDNIQNLKKEHSNLSNQVKTAKDSFLGPNILDTLQKLEAVFVQTKPIVASVLDGYNVCIFAYGQTGTGKTVTMEGSPENRGVNYRTLDELFSREKWHYEIWSFLLEIKQTAEGTQEVPGLVETRVTGMEDVWDLLNSGSRASLLRVTVKGENLIDGQKTRSHLWMVVLAGSERVGKIDVEGERLKESQFINKSLSALGDVISALASKTGHIPFRSFSHTVTLVTWYPITILMKIFVFFQSGTQS, encoded by the exons ATGCTCGCAGACGGGCTTGATCTAAGGAAGTGGGTGGGTGCCACAGCCCCTCATCATATTTTGGATGTGGTAGACATGTCACTGAAGCAAGAGGCACATTCAAGTGGTGCTATAGAGAATCTAAAGCAATGCTGTGTTCATCTGGTCGATGCAGGAATGATGTGCACAGAAGAGAATCCAGAAAGCT gttattttgattttaatgaattttcagGAGAAACTATTAATTCGGAGGAGGAGAGCGTATGTAATAGAAATCAACAAGTTTCCCCATCTCAGGGGCCAACACTGCCCATTTTgcagaaaattatcaatttaagtgATAACATTCAG AATTTGAAGAAAGAACACTCAAATCTCTCTAATCAAGTAAAGACTGCCAAGGATTCCTTTCTTGGCCCCAATATTTTAGACACCCTTCAAAAACTCG AGGCTGTTTTTGTACAAACTAAACCAATAGTCGCTTCAGTTTTGGATGGCTACAATGTCTGCATATTCGCCTATGGACAAACTGGAACTGGAAAGACAGTTACTATGGAGGGCAGCCCAGAAAATAGGGGAGTGAACTACAGAACATTGGATGAGTTGTTCTCAAGAGAGAAGTGGCATTATGAGATATGGTCCTTTTT GTTGGAGATAAAACAAACAGCTGAAGGAACACAAGAAGTCCCAGGACTTGTTGAAACTCGGGTGACTGGCATGGAGGATGTGTGGGATTTACTCAATTCTGGAAGTCGGGCCAG TTTGTTGCGAGTAACAGTGAAAGGAGAGAATTTAATAGATGGACAAAAGACAAGAAGTCACCTATGGATGGTCGTTTTGGCTGGCAGTGAACGTGTGGGAAAGATTGATGTTGAAGGTGAAAGATTGAAGGAATCacaattcattaataaatctcTTTCAGCACTTGGTGATGTTATATCTGCCCTCGCATCTAAAACTGGCCACATTCCTTTCAGGTCTTTCTCTCACACAGTCACTCTTGTAACATGGTATCCAATTACCATATTaatgaagatatttgttttcttccaatcaGGAACTCAAAGCTAA
- the LOC133694891 gene encoding disease resistance protein RUN1-like has translation MASSSSPTTPYLKHEVFLSFRGADTRKGFTSHLYHALQRNQIDAYIDNKLDGGEKIEPALLERIEESFISLVIFPENYADSTFCLRELSKILECMETKQQMVLPVFYRLDPSHVQNLTGSYGDALCKHERDCSSEEVESWRHALKEIANLKGWDSDVINLHAFKQDRPIEGYTNERSVEYWESKVAQLRTNGSEDIKKHLEMMIDHDIHVGHHPKLASLPDIIGELRSLAELGISSCSKLASLPDSISELRSLEELSLSSCSKLASLPDSIGELRSLAKLSLSSCSGLASLPDSIGGLRSLTMLYLNGCYGLTSLPDNIGALKSLQWLYLDGCSGLPSLPNSIGGLKSLKSLLSRLTSLPDSIDELKSLKSLNLSGRSGLASLPDNIGSLKSLKKLDLSGCSGLTSLPDNIDALKSLKYLILIVAQD, from the exons ATggcttcctcttcttctcccACTACTCCATATTTGAAGCACGAAGTGTTCCTCAGTTTTAGAGGCGCAGACACCCGCAAAGGTTTTACCAGTCATCTTTATCATGCTTTGCAGCGAAACCAAATTGATGCTTACATCGATAATAAACTTGATGGAGGAGAAAAGATCGAGCCTGCCCTCCTGGAAAGGATTGAAGAGTCGTTTATTTCGCTAGTCATTTTCCCTGAAAATTATGCAGATTCTACCTTCTGTTTGAGGGAACTCTCCAAGATTCTTGAGTGCATGGAGACCAAACAACAGATGGTCTTACCAGTATTTTACCGACTTGATCCAAGCCATGTTCAAAATCTGACTGGGAGCTACGGAGATGCACTTTGCAAGCATGAAAGAGATTGCAGTTCTGAAGAAGTAGAGAGTTGGAGACATGCTTTGAAAGAAATAGCTAATCTCAAGGGCTGGGATTCAGACGTCATTAA CTTACATGCTTTTAAACAAGATCGTCCCATAGAAGGATATACAAATGAAAGGAGTGTTGAATACTGGGAAAGTAAGGTGGCACAGCTAAGAACAAATGGTAGCGAGGACATTAAGAAACATTTGGAAAT GATGATCGACCACGACATACATGTTGGTCATCATCCAAAACTAGCAAGTCTACCAGACATCATTGGGGAGTTAAGATCTCTTGCAGAGCTTGGTATTTCTTCTTGCTCAAAACTAGCAAGTCTACCGGACAGCATTAGCGAGTTGAGATCTCTTGAAGAGCTTAGTCTTTCTTCTTGCTCAAAACTAGCAAGTTTACCAGACAGCATTGGTGAGTTAAGATCTCTTGCAAAGCTTAGTCTTTCTTCTTGCTCaggactagcaagtctaccggACAGCATTGGCGGGTTGAGATCTCTTACTATGCTTTATCTTAATGGTTGCTATGGACTAACAAGTCTACCAGACAACATTGGCGCGTTGAAATCTCTTCAATGGCTTTATCTTGATGGTTGCTCAGGACTACCAAGTCTACCAAACAGCATTGGCGGGTTGAAATCTCTCAAATCGCTTTTATCAAGACTAACAAGTCTACCAGACAGTATTGACGAGTTGAAATCTCTCAAATCGCTTAATCTTAGTGGTCGCTCAGGATTAGCAAGTTTACCAGACAACATTGGCTCATTGAAATCCCTTAAAAAACTTGATCTTAGTGGTTGCTCAGGACTAACAAGTCTACCAGACAACATTGACGCATTGAAATCCCTAAAATACTTGATCTTAATAGTTGCTCAGGACTAG
- the LOC133694892 gene encoding disease resistance protein RPV1-like, with the protein MASTSSPTTPYLKLDVFLSFRGTDTRNSFTSHLYDALQRNQIDAYIDNKLDGGEKIEPALLERIEESCISLVIFSENYADSTFCLRELSKILECMETKQQMVLPVFYRLDPSHVQNLTGSYGDALCKHERDCSSEEVESWRRASKEIANLKGWDSDVIKDETKLIQEIVTDIQKKLNHELSPSFDSKRLVGMKSRVEDIESLLSYGSTGVLIVGIWGMGGIGKSTTAETVYHRNCSKFEGHCCFQDVREESRKHGVDHVRQEILGKVLEKNDLKIHGKVLPSAIKRMLQRKKVLIVLDDVNDPQHLKYLLGEDGLFGQGSRIIVTSRDRRVLENACDEDRIYEVKILDEDDALRLFSLHAFKQDRPIEGYTGLSKTVVSCVKGIPLVLEVLGGNLCNKRSVEYWESKVAQLRTNGGEDIKKHLEMCYHELDQTEKKIFLDIACFFGRCKKDFLQQTLDLEERSGIDRLADMCLIKIVQDKIKMHDVLLKLGKKIVLQENVDPRERSRLWEADDIYRALTTQGTGSKVESISLILDSTKELTLSPTAFEGMYNLRLLKIYYPPFLKDPSKEQIMNPKRVGIQLPRGLHFLSSELRFLYWYNYPLKSFPSIFFPEKLVQLEMPCCQLEQLWNEGQPLEKLKSLKSLNFHGCSELASLPHSIGMLKSLDQLDLSGCSSLTSLPNNIDALKSLKSLNLSGCSRLASLPNSIGVLKSLDQLDLSGCSRLASLPDSIGALKSLKSLNLSGFSRLASLPNSIGMLKSLDQFDLSDCSRLVSLLESIGEFKSLKSLNLSGCSRLASLPDKIGELKSLKLLKLHGCSGLASLPDNIGELKSLTSLNLSRCSGLASLPDSIGVLKCLAKLHLTGCSGLASLPDSINKLKCLDTLHLSGCSRLASLPNNIGALKSLYQLDLSGCSRLESLPDSIGGLKCLTKLHLTGCSGLTSLPDSIDRLKCLDTLHLSGCSGLASLPNNINRLNYLIVLNLCGFSRLASLPNSIGELKSLKLLHLSGCSRLGSLPDRIDELKSLKSLNLNGCSGLASLPDRIGELKSLEWLNLHDCSGLTSLPDRIVELKSLKSLNLNGCSGLESLPDSIGELRCLTMLNLSGCLKLTSLPDSIGMLKCLYALHLTGCSGLESLPDNIDELRCLTTLDLSGCLKLASLPNNIIDLEFKGLDKQRCYMLSGFQKVEEIASSTYKLGCHEFLKLGNSRVLKTPERLGSLVWLTELRLSEIDFERIPASIEHLTKLSKLYLDDCKRLQCLPELPSTLQVLIASGCISLKSVASIFMQGDREYEAASQEFNFSGCLQLDQNSRTRIMGATRLRIQRMATSLFYQEYHGKPIRVRLCIPGSEVPEWFSYKNREGSSVKIRQPAHWHRRFTLCAVVSFGQSGERRPVNIKCECHLISKDGTQIDLNSYFYEIYEEKVRSLWEREHVFIWSVHSKCFFKEASFQFKSPWGATDVVVGCGVHPLLVNEPEQPNPKTDGKCLTNSSSSCI; encoded by the exons ATGGCTTCCACTTCTTCTCCCACTACTCCATATTTGAAGCTTGATGTGTTCCTCAGTTTTAGAGGCACAGACACCCGCAATAGTTTCACCAGTCATCTTTATGATGCATTGCAGCGAAACCAAATTGATGCTTACATCGATAATAAACTTGATGGAGGAGAAAAGATCGAGCCTGCCCTCTTGGAAAGGATTGAGGAGTCATGTATTTCGCTAGTCATTTTCTCTGAAAATTATGCAGATTCTACTTTCTGTTTGAGGGAACTCTCCAAGATTCTTGAGTGCATGGAGACCAAACAACAGATGGTCTTACCAGTTTTTTACCGACTTGATCCAAGCCATGTTCAAAATCTGACTGGGAGCTATGGAGATGCACTTTGCAAGCATGAAAGAGATTGCAGTTCTGAAGAAGTAGAGAGTTGGAGACGTGCTTCGAAAGAAATAGCTAATCTCAAGGGCTGGGATTCAGACGTCATTAA GGATGAGACCAAGCTAATTCAGGAAATCGTTACTGacattcaaaagaaattgaacCATGAGCTGTCACCCTCATTTGATTCAAAACGCCTTGTTGGAATGAAATCACGCGTTGAAGACATCGAATCATTACTATCCTATGGATCAACCGGTGTGCTCATCGTGGGAATCTGGGGGATGGGTGGTATAGGTAAGTCCACAACGGCTGAAACTGTGTATCATCGAAACTGTAGTAAATTTGAAGGCCATTGCTGTTTCCAAGATGTTAGGGAAGAATCACGGAAGCATGGAGTAGATCATGTCCGACAGGAAATTCTTGGCAAGGTATTAGAGAAGAATGATCTCAAAATACACGGAAAAGTGCTACCCTCGGCCATTAAGCGAATGcttcaaagaaaaaaggtcCTCATAGTTCTTGATGATGTCAATGATCcacaacatttaaaatatttactagGAGAGGATGGTTTGTTTGGCCAAGGAAGTAGAATCATTGTGACAAGTAGAGATAGGCGAGTTCTTGAAAATGCATGTGATGAAGACAGAATTTAcgaggttaaaattttagacgAAGACGATGCACTTCGACTCTTCAGCTTACATGCCTTTAAACAAGATCGTCCCATAGAAGGATATACTGGGCTATCAAAAACTGTGGTAAGCTGTGTTAAGGGCATTCCATTAGTTCTCGAGGTTTTAGGTGGCAATCTATGCAATAAAAGGAGTGTTGAATACTGGGAAAGTAAGGTGGCACAGCTAAGAACAAATGGTGGCGAGGACATTAAGAAACATTTGGAAATGTGCTATCATGAATTAGATCagacagaaaagaaaatatttcttgATATAGCATGTTTCTTTGGACGGTGCAAGAAGGATTTTCTCCAACAAACACTAGATCTTGAAGAAAGAAGTGGGATAGATCGTCTCGCTGATATGTGTCTCATAAAAATTGTTCAAGACAAGATCAAGATGCATGATGTGCTCCTAAAACTAGGGAAAAAAATTGTCCTCCAAGAAAACGTTGACCCTAGAGAACGTAGCAGGTTGTGGGAGGCTGATGATATCTATCGTGCATTAACAACTCAG gGGACTGGATCCAAAGTGGAAAGCATATCCCTCATCTTGGATTCAACTAAAGAATTGACATTAAGTCCTACAGCATTTGAAGGGATGTATAATTTAAGATTGCTCAAAATCTACTACCCACCTTTCTTAAAGGATCCCTCaaaggagcaaattatgaatCCAAAGAGGGTCGGAATCCAGCTTCCACGAGGGCTTCACTTTCTTTCAAGTGAGCTAAGGTTTCTCTACTGGTATAATTACCCTTTGAAATCctttccatcaatttttttccctGAGAAACTTGTTCAACTTGAAATGCCTTGTTGCCAGCTTGAACAACTTTGGAATGAAGGCCAG cCACTTGAGAAGTTGAAATCTCTTAAATCACTTAATTTTCATGGTTGCTCAGAACTAGCAAGTCTACCGCATAGTATTGGCATGTTGAAATCTCTTGACCAGCTTGATCTTAGTGGTTGCTCAAGTCTAACAAGTCTACCGAACAACATTGACGCGTTAAAATCTCTAAAATCGCTTAATCTTAGTGGTTGCTCAAGACTAGCAAGTTTACCAAATAGCATTGGTGTGTTAAAATCTCTTGACCAGCTTGATCTTAGTGGTTGCTCAAGACTAGCAAGCCTACCAGACAGTATTGGCGCATTGAAATCTCTTAAATCGCTTAATCTTAGTGGTTTCTCAAGACTAGCAAGTCTACCAAATAGCATTGGCATGTTGAAATCTCTTGACCAATTTGATCTTAGTGATTGCTCAAGACTAGTAAGTCTACTAGAGAGCATTGGCGAGTTCAAATCTCTTAAATCACTTAATCTTAGTGGTTGCTCAAGACTAGCAAGTTTACCAGATAAAATTGGTGAGTTGAAATCTCTTAAATTGCTTAAACTTCATGGTTGCTCAGGACTAGCAAGTTTACCAGACAACATTGGCGAGTTGAAATCTCTTACATCGCTTAATCTTAGTCGTTGTTCaggactagcaagtctaccTGACAGCATTGGGGTGTTGAAATGTCTTGCTAAGCTTCACCTTACTGGTTGCTCaggactagcaagtctaccaGACAGCATTAACAAATTGAAATGTCTTGATACGCTTCATCTTAGTGGTTGCTCAAGACTAGCAAGTCTACCCAACAACATTGGCGCATTGAAATCTCTTTACCAGCTTGATCTTAGTGGTTGCTCAAGACTAGAAAGTCTACCCGACAGCATTGGAGGGTTGAAATGTCTTACTAAGCTTCACCTTACTGGTTGCTCAGGACTAACAAGTCTACCAGACAGCATTGACAGGTTGAAATGTCTTGATACACTTCATCTTAGTGGTTGCTCaggactagcaagtctaccaAACAACATTAACAGGTTGAACTATCTTATTGTGCTTAATCTTTGTGGTTTCTCAAGACTAGCAAGTCTACCAAACAGCATTGGTGAATTGAAATCTCTTAAATTGCTTCATCTTAGTGGTTGCTCAAGACTAGGAAGTCTACCAGATAGAATTGACGAGTTGAAATCTCTTAAATCGCTTAATCTTAATGGTTGCTCaggactagcaagtctaccaGACAGAATTGGGGAGTTGAAATCTCTTGAATGGCTTAATCTTCATGATTGCTCAGGACTAACAAGTCTACCAGACAGAATTGTCGAGTTGAAATCTCTTAAATCCCTTAATCTTAATGGTTGCTCAGGACTAGAAAGTCTACCAGACAGCATTGGCGAGTTGAGATGTCTTACTATGCTTAATCTTAGTGGTTGCTTAAAACTAACAAGTCTACCCGACAGCATTGGCATGTTGAAATGTCTTTATGCGCTTCACCTTACTGGTTGCTCAGGACTAGAAAGTCTACCAGACAACATTGACGAGTTGAGATGTCTTACTACGCTTGATCTTAGTGGTTGCTTAAAACTAGCGAGTCTTCCAAACAACATCATTGATCTTGAATTTAAAGGACTTGACAAACAGCGTTGTTATATGCTGAGTGGATTCCAGAAAGTAGAAGAAATTGCATCATCCACCTATAAATTGGGCTgccatgaatttttaaaattgggaAATTCTCGTGTGTTAAAAACTCCAGAGAGATTAGGCTCTTTGGTGTGGCTAACAGAATTGAGATTATCTGAGATTGATTTTGAGAGGATACCTGCAAGCATCGAGCACCTTACTAAGCTAAGTAAACTCTATTTAGATGATTGCAAGCGGCTTCAATGTTTACCAGAGCTTCCATCCACTCTACAAGTTTTAATCGCATCAGGTTGCATCTCTTTAAAATCTGTAGCAAGTATATTCATGCAAGGTGATAGAGAATATGAAGCTGCTTCTCAGGAATTCAATTTCTCTGGATGCCTCCAACTGGATCAGAATTCACGCACTAGAATTATGGGTGCTACCCGTTTACGAATTCAACGCATGGCAACATCATTATTTTATCAG GAATATCATGGTAAGCCCATTAGAGTTCGGTTGTGTATTCCTGGGTCGGAAGTCCCGGAATGGTTCAGTTATAAAAATAGAGAAGGATCGTCAGTAAAAATCCGGCAACCAGCTCATTGGCATCGTCGTTTCACTTTATGCGCTGTTGTTTCATTTGGCCAAAGCGGGGAAAGGCGTCCCGTTAATATTAAATGTGAATGCCATTTGATAAGCAAAGATGGAACCCAGATTGATCTCAATTCCTACTTCTACGAAATATATGAAGAAAAGGTGAGGAGTTTATGGGAAAGGGAGCATGTGTTCATCTGGAGTGTCCACTCTAAGTGCTTTTTCAAGGAGGCCTCGTTTCAATTCAAATCACCGTGGGGAGCTACTGATGTGGTGGTTGGGTGTGGAGTCCATCCACTGTTGGTCAACGAGCCTGAGCAACCAAACCCTAAAACAGATGGGAAATGCTTGACAAACTCTTCATCATCTTGTATTTGA